The proteins below come from a single Staphylococcus sp. MI 10-1553 genomic window:
- a CDS encoding GNAT family N-acetyltransferase, whose protein sequence is MVYELRKVTVTEVATLQKISKDTFYAAYRHDYEQALFDSYFAEEMSIEKLTAELEDLYMYFFFLYKDDEIVGYVKVNVEAAQTVAKGIQYAELQRIYLYPDYQGQGLGQWLFDFVCDFVKNELGKPKLWLGVWEKNAPALNFYLKQGLVKTGVHPFKMGKHIDEDWIMEKDL, encoded by the coding sequence TTGGTATATGAATTGAGAAAAGTGACTGTCACAGAGGTAGCAACGTTACAAAAGATAAGCAAAGATACATTTTATGCGGCGTATCGGCATGATTATGAACAAGCGTTATTTGACAGTTACTTTGCAGAAGAGATGTCTATAGAAAAGTTAACGGCTGAATTGGAAGATCTGTATATGTACTTTTTCTTTTTATATAAGGATGATGAAATAGTCGGTTACGTAAAAGTGAATGTTGAAGCGGCACAAACGGTAGCCAAAGGTATACAGTATGCTGAACTTCAACGGATTTATTTGTATCCTGACTATCAAGGGCAAGGGTTGGGACAATGGCTATTCGATTTTGTATGTGACTTCGTAAAAAATGAATTAGGGAAGCCTAAGTTATGGTTAGGTGTGTGGGAAAAGAATGCACCGGCACTCAACTTTTATTTGAAACAAGGACTTGTTAAAACAGGCGTACACCCATTTAAAATGGGAAAACATATCGACGAAGATTGGATTATGGAGAAAGATTTATAA